A stretch of the Deinococcus sp. YIM 134068 genome encodes the following:
- the sat gene encoding sulfate adenylyltransferase: MKGSPVTTLPTPSPSPVLLPAPLGGTLVNRVRRPGHDFDPNELSGLSRLELSDRSYADLEMLATGAYSPLTGFLGEADYLSVIEHMRLADGTPWSIPITLPVSREEAGRFTGRVVLTHGGEAVGKLDVQERYEARKALEAREVYRTEDAIHPGVAALYAGGDVYLAGPITLFEVPRGAFPLHHRTPAEVREVIEARGWRTSVAFQTRNPIHRAHEYLHKVTLELVDGLLLHPLVGTTKGDDVPASTRVQAYEVLLDRYYPQARTLLSVYPAAMRYAGPREAILHALSRRNYGVTHFIVGRDHAGVGSYYGTYDAQEIFSAFTSDELGIRILKFEHTFYCRTCGQLVSPRTCPHGSEHHLVLSGTKVREKLRAGENLPPEFTRPEVAEVLRGAYSEQA; the protein is encoded by the coding sequence TTGAAAGGCTCTCCCGTGACGACTCTCCCCACTCCCTCCCCCTCTCCCGTCCTCCTGCCCGCGCCGCTGGGCGGCACCCTCGTGAACCGCGTGCGGCGGCCCGGCCACGACTTCGACCCCAACGAACTCAGCGGGCTGTCCCGGCTGGAACTCTCCGACCGTTCCTATGCCGACCTGGAGATGCTGGCGACGGGCGCGTACTCGCCGCTGACGGGCTTTCTGGGCGAGGCCGACTACCTGAGCGTCATCGAGCACATGCGGCTGGCGGACGGGACACCGTGGAGCATCCCAATCACGCTGCCCGTGAGCCGGGAAGAGGCTGGGCGGTTCACGGGCCGGGTCGTCCTCACCCACGGCGGCGAGGCGGTCGGCAAGCTGGACGTGCAGGAGCGGTACGAGGCGCGCAAGGCGCTGGAAGCGCGCGAGGTCTACCGTACGGAGGACGCGATACACCCTGGCGTGGCGGCCCTGTACGCGGGCGGGGACGTGTATCTGGCCGGGCCGATCACGCTGTTCGAGGTGCCGCGCGGGGCCTTCCCCCTCCACCACCGCACGCCCGCCGAGGTCCGCGAGGTCATCGAGGCGCGTGGTTGGCGAACCTCGGTCGCATTCCAGACGCGCAACCCCATCCACCGGGCGCACGAGTACCTCCACAAGGTCACGCTGGAACTCGTGGACGGACTGCTGCTGCACCCGCTCGTGGGGACGACGAAGGGCGACGACGTGCCCGCCTCCACCCGCGTGCAGGCGTACGAGGTGCTGCTCGACCGCTACTACCCGCAGGCCCGCACGCTGCTGAGCGTGTACCCCGCCGCCATGCGCTACGCCGGGCCGCGCGAGGCGATCCTGCACGCCCTGTCGCGGCGCAACTACGGGGTGACGCACTTCATCGTCGGGCGCGACCACGCGGGGGTGGGCAGCTACTACGGCACCTACGACGCGCAGGAGATTTTCTCGGCGTTCACGTCGGACGAGTTGGGTATCCGGATTCTCAAGTTCGAGCACACCTTCTACTGCCGGACGTGCGGTCAACTCGTCTCCCCGCGCACCTGCCCGCACGGGAGCGAGCATCACCTCGTGCTGAGCGGCACGAAAGTGCGCGAGAAGCTGCGCGCCGGGGAGAACCTGCCGCCCGAATTCACCCGCCCGGAGGTGGCCGAGGTGCTGCGGGGGGCATACAGCGAGCAGGCTTAA